A window of the Schlesneria paludicola DSM 18645 genome harbors these coding sequences:
- a CDS encoding BlaI/MecI/CopY family transcriptional regulator, translating to MAAKPALSKAEMEVARIVWDLGRATVRDVCEVLSATRSVEYKTIQTFLRRLETKGCLKAERIDRSIVYSPRTRPQKVIRDAVADFVNRLFGGEALPLLEHVIQEQGLSPDELRQLRKMLDKSQEAGAE from the coding sequence GTGGCGGCGAAACCAGCCCTTTCCAAGGCAGAGATGGAAGTGGCTCGAATCGTGTGGGATCTCGGTCGGGCCACCGTGCGCGACGTTTGCGAGGTCCTCTCAGCCACTCGTAGCGTCGAGTATAAAACGATTCAGACGTTTCTCCGCCGACTGGAAACGAAAGGCTGTCTCAAGGCCGAGCGGATCGACCGCAGCATTGTCTACTCTCCGCGAACACGTCCGCAGAAAGTCATCCGTGACGCCGTCGCCGATTTCGTGAACCGCCTGTTTGGTGGTGAGGCTCTGCCGCTCTTAGAGCATGTGATTCAAGAGCAAGGGCTTTCACCGGATGAATTGCGTCAACTTCGTAAGATGCTCGATAAATCGCAAGAAGCGGGAGCGGAATAG
- a CDS encoding RrF2 family transcriptional regulator, with product MISQTAEYALRAAVFLADDDDIPRTNLQIAAGTEVPVGYLAKVMQSLSRGGIVLAQRGPNGGFLLRIPADELTVLQVINAVDPVQRFPECPLKLAHHGKNLCPLHRKLDDTAKLVEESFGDTTIADLLNVPATRKPLCRFPLV from the coding sequence GTGATTTCACAAACGGCAGAATATGCCCTGCGCGCTGCTGTATTTCTTGCAGACGACGATGACATTCCACGCACGAACCTTCAAATCGCGGCTGGTACCGAGGTTCCCGTCGGTTACCTCGCAAAGGTCATGCAATCGCTCAGTCGCGGCGGTATCGTGCTAGCGCAACGCGGACCCAACGGCGGCTTTTTGCTTCGAATTCCCGCCGATGAACTGACGGTTCTGCAAGTCATCAATGCCGTCGATCCGGTACAACGATTTCCCGAATGCCCATTGAAATTGGCTCACCACGGGAAAAATCTGTGTCCGCTGCATCGAAAGCTGGATGACACTGCCAAGCTGGTTGAAGAAAGTTTCGGTGATACGACGATTGCAGACTTGCTGAACGTGCCAGCCACGCGGAAACCGCTGTGCCGGTTTCCCTTGGTATAA